The Polyodon spathula isolate WHYD16114869_AA chromosome 3, ASM1765450v1, whole genome shotgun sequence genome has a segment encoding these proteins:
- the LOC121313230 gene encoding matrilin-2-like has protein sequence MEMKAALISLVLLLLFQTVLSQARDDAALQFNLLESPCKGKPLDFVFIIDSSRSVRPHDYEKVKTFIINILKFLDIGPDTTRVGLIQYGSIVQSEFSLKTYTRKADIEKAVQNMIHLATGTMTGLAIQYTMNVAFSESEGARPLDMNIPRIAMIVTDGRPQDTVEEVSAQARDSGIQIFAIGVGRVDMSTLRAIGSEPHEEHVFLVANFSQIETLTSVFQSKLCGGTNLCAVVDHGCAHICISTTGSYVCKCRKGYTLNPDGKTCSAEDFCALELHGCQHLCVNVPGSYVCRCYDGYQLNDDKRTCSRIDFCDLGNHGCQHDCVTTANSYVCSCRRGFVLNPDGKSCSKIYPCALGNHGCEHECVNTEESFICRCRAGYTLNPDGKTCKSVEHCAANDHGCEHACLNTDESFICQCYEGYILNGDLKSCSRMDYCALTDNGCEHLCLNTEDSYICQCFDGYTLNDDRKTCRSRDICSTVEHGCEQLCVSIDGSYICKCLEGYTLGDDGKRCKRCADGVIDLVFVIDGSKSLGPDNFELVKQFVNGIVDSLDISPTTTRVGLLQYSTKVRAEFTLAQFSSVKDVKQAVSQMKYMGRGSMTGSALKHMFETSFTEAEGARPASVPKVTIVFTDGRSQDDVFEWSTKAQKNGITMYAVGVGKAIEDELRQIASKPQDKHLYYAEDFSKMGEIADKLKSRICEEKPALRDQCKCENVIDFQNQANEQMRKLTQQHIL, from the exons ATGGAAATGAAGGCAGCTCTAATCAGCCTTGTTTTGCTACTGCTTTTTCAAACTGTTCTGTCTCAAGCAAGAGATGATGCAGCACTACAGTTCAATTTACTGG AAAGCCCGTGTAAAGGAAAACCTCTAGACTTTGTCTTCATCATTGACAGTTCCCGTTCTGTGCGCCCTCACGACTATGAAAAAGTCAAGACGTTCATCATCAACATCCTGAAATTTCTGGACATTGGCCCTGACACCACCAGAGTGGGCCTCATCCAGTATGGCAGCATCGTCCAAAGCGAGTTCTCCTTGAAGACCTATACGAGGAAAGCAGACATAGAGAAAGCTGTCCAGAATATGATCCACTTGGCCACTGGTACAATGACTGGCCTTGCTATCCAGTACACGATGAACGTAGCTTTCTCAGAGTCTGAGGGGGCACGGCCGCTGGACATGAACATTCCGCGGATCGCCATGATTGTGACTGACGGCAGGCCCCAGGACACAGTAGAGGAGGTGTCAGCCCAGGCCAGAGATTCTGGAATTCAGATTTTTGCAATAGGTGTGGGGAGAGTGGACATGAGTACACTGCGTGCCATTGGGAGCGAGCCCCACGAAGAGCATGTGTTCCTGGTGGCCAATTTCAGCCAGATTGAGACACTGACCTCAGTGTTCCAGTCCAAACTGTGTGGCG GAACCAACCTGTGTGCTGTTGTTGATCATGGATGTGCTCACATCTGCATCAGTACCACCGGCTCCTATGTGTGTAAGTGTAGGAAGGGATATACTCTGAACCCCGATGGCAAGACCTGCAGTG CTGAGGACTTTTGTGCTTTGGAGCTGCATGGCTGTCAGCACTTGTGTGTGAATGTCCCAGGTTCCTATGTGTGCCGTTGTTATGATGGCTACCAGTTAAACGATGACAAGAGGACATGCAGCA GAATTGATTTCTGTGACCTGGGTAACCACGGGTGTCAACATGACTGTGTTACCACAGCCAACTCCTATGTGTGTAGCTGTCGCAGAGGCTTCGTTCTTAATCCTGATGGGAAGAGCTGTAGCA AGATTTACCCCTGCGCTTTGGGTAACCACGGCTGTGAACACGAGTGTGTCAACACTGAGGAGTCCTTTATCTGTAGATGCCGTGCAGGATACACACTGAACCCTGATGGCAAAACTTGCAAAA gtGTGGAACACTGTGCTGCGAATGACCATGGCTGCGAGCACGCATGTCTCAACACTGACGAGTCCTTTATCTGTCAGTGCTATGAGGGATATATCCTTAATGGTGATTTAAAATCCTGCAGCA GAATGGATTACTGTGCCTTGACTGACAATGGTTGTGAGCATTTGTGTTTGAACACAGAGGACTCCTATATCTGTCAGTGCTTTGATGGATATACTCTTAATGATGACAGGAAAACATGTAGAA GTAGGGACATCTGCAGCACGGTTGAGCATGGCTGTGAGCAGCTGTGCGTCAGCATTGACGGCTCCTACATCTGCAAGTGTTTGGAAGGATACACACTGGGTGACGATGGAAAGAGATGCAAAA GATGCGCTGATGGAGTTATTGACTTGGTGTTTGTTATTGATGGATCAAAAAGCCTTGGGCCTGATAACTTTGAGCTGGTGAAGCAGTTTGTCAACGGGATCGTAGATTCTCTGGACATCTCCCCAACGACCACCAGGGTGGGTTTGCTGCAGTACTCTACCAAAGTGCGGGCCGAGTTCACGCTGGCACAGTTCAGCTCTGTGAAGGATGTTAAGCAAGCTGTGTCCCAAATGAAGTACATGGGCAGGGGCTCAATGACTGGCAGTGCTCTGAAGCACATGTTTGAGACCAGCTTTACTGAAGCGGAAGGGGCGCGGCCTGCATCAGTGCCCAAAGTGACCATTGTATTCACAGACGGGCGCTCGCAGGATGATGTCTTCGAATGGTCAActaaagcacaaaaaaatg GTATAACCATGTATGCAGTAGGAGTCGGCAAAGCAATTGAAGATGAGCTGAGACAAATTGCATCCAAGCCACAGGATAAGCATTTGTACTATGCTGAAGATTTTAGCAAAATGGGTGAAATTGCAGATAAACTAAAATCACGGATCTGTGAAG AAAAACCAGCCCTGCGGGACCAGTGCAAGTGTGAAAACGTGATAGACTTCCAGAACCAAGCCAACGAGCAGATGAGGAAGCTGACCCAGCAGCATATCCTTTAA